The following coding sequences are from one Apodemus sylvaticus chromosome X, mApoSyl1.1, whole genome shotgun sequence window:
- the LOC127674433 gene encoding odorant-binding protein 1a-like, translating into MVKFLLLALAFGLAQAEIEGEWITVAIAADNVDKIEPAGEMRLYCREITCEEECKILKITFYVHENGQCSLTTVTGYLQEDGETYRTQYQGDNHYLVVKQTPENIVFYSENVDRAGRKTKLIFVLGHKTLTHGQKDKLGEFALSKNIPPENIREVLDIDPCPQ; encoded by the exons ATGGTTAAATTTCTGCTGCTGGCTTTGGCATTTGGACTGGCTCAGGCTGAG ATTGAAGGAGAATGGATAACTGTTGCTATTGCTGCTGATAATGTAGACAAGATAGAACCAGCTGGAGAAATGAGACTCTATTGTCGTGAAATTACTTGTGAAGAGGAATGCAAGATattgaaaatcacattttatgtccA TGAAAATGGACAATGCTCTTTGACCACAGTCACTGGGTATTTGCAAGAAGATGGTGAGACCTACAGAACCCAGT ATCAAGGGGATAATCATTATTTAGTTGTGAAGCAGACACCAGAGAACATAGTCTTTTACAGTGAGAATGTTGACAGAGCCGGCCGGAAAACAAAATTGATATTTGTTCTTG GACATAAAACTTTAACTCATGGACAAAAGGATAAACTTGGTGAATTTGCCTTGTCAAAGAACATTCCTCCTGAAAACATTCGAGAAGTCCTGGATATAG ATCCCTGTCCTCAGTAA